In the genome of Phlebotomus papatasi isolate M1 chromosome 2, Ppap_2.1, whole genome shotgun sequence, one region contains:
- the LOC129800529 gene encoding proteasome inhibitor PI31 subunit, which translates to MESDYFGWNLLLRTIANDIRSDFDVLVAVIHWQMSRNGYSCLGIGDDKTVADTDRGTELLPEDWNNQGDVYKLRYLRGRELYILTALQTQEMALFNLLNVQNQEVTNVQLNVAETVKGRTGNLTEVVNDTPKVLKKVEEELLTAKAEQEKRREEERRREREQSPPRRNPLLVDRGIGINMRIPDPFNVGRGDLDPLGRLGGGMLFPGPGQGHFPRPGGFRDPGFGIPGGLPPGAVPPGARFDPFGPLPSNPPGRGRPRNNPDNDHLPPPGYDDMFM; encoded by the exons ATGGAGAGTGACTATTTTGGCTGGAATTTGCTCCTACGAACAATTGCCAATGACATCCGCAGTGATTTTGATGTCCTTGTTGCTGTAATTCACTGGCAAATGAGCCGCAATGGATACTCCTGTTTGGGCATTGGGGATGAT AAGACTGTGGCAGATACAGATAGAGGGACAGAACTGCTTCCGGAGGACTGGAACAATCAGGGAGATGTGTATAAATTGAGGTACTTACGCGGGAGGGAATTATACATTCTCACAGCTCTGCAGACACAGGAAATGGCATTGTTTAATTTGCTGAATGTTCAGAATCAGGAAGTTACCAATGTCCAGTTGAATGTGGCGGAGACGGTGAAGGGGAGGACGGGGAATCTCACGGAAGTTGTCAATGATACGCCGAAAGTGCTCAAGAAGGTTGAAGAGGAACTTTTGACTGCAAAGGCTGAACAGGAGAAGAGGAGGGAGGAAGAACGTCGGAGGGAGAGAGAACAGAGTCCACCAAGGAGGAATCCTCTGTTGGTGGACAGGGGAATTGGGATTAACATGAGAATTCCTGATCCTTTCAACGTTGGACGCGGAGATTTGGATCCACTTGGACGATTGGGCGGTGGGATGCTGTTTCCCGGTCCTGGGCAAGGGCATTTCCCACGTCCAGGAGGTTTCAGAGATCCTGGATTTGGAATTCCAGGTGGGTTGCCCCCGGGAGCAGTTCCACCAGGAGCGAGATTTGATCCATTTGGACCTCTTCCATCCAATCCTCCGGGTCGTGGACGTCCCAGGAACAATCCAGACAATGACCATCTTCCTCCTCCCGGCTACGATGACAtgttcatgtaa